A stretch of Schaalia odontolytica DNA encodes these proteins:
- the nusG gene encoding transcription termination/antitermination protein NusG: MSDENYTEEQVFEEHQEEVQQETAEALADGAAQEIVDEVAEEVAEKETESDDEAPASTEEEAIAKLRRKLYMSPGDWYVIHTYSGHERKVKANLEQRITTQNMEDYIFAVEVPDEYVMEYRGNAKKRVRHVRIPGYAIVCMDFNEASYRVVKETPAVTGFVGDQHNPVPLSIDEVVMLLTPNVLEEAAEAAKDQPAPVQVVQTQFEVGEIVTVTDGPFETMSATISEIMPETQKLKVLVTIFERETPLELGFDQVEKLEQ; encoded by the coding sequence GTGAGCGACGAAAACTACACCGAGGAACAGGTCTTCGAGGAGCACCAGGAAGAGGTCCAGCAGGAGACCGCCGAGGCGCTGGCAGACGGAGCCGCCCAGGAAATCGTTGACGAGGTGGCCGAGGAGGTCGCCGAGAAGGAAACCGAATCGGACGACGAGGCCCCTGCCTCGACCGAAGAGGAAGCGATCGCCAAGCTGCGCCGCAAGCTCTACATGTCCCCCGGCGACTGGTACGTCATCCACACCTACTCCGGCCACGAGCGCAAGGTGAAGGCCAACCTCGAGCAGCGCATCACCACGCAGAACATGGAAGACTACATCTTCGCCGTCGAGGTCCCGGACGAGTACGTCATGGAGTACCGCGGCAACGCGAAGAAGCGCGTGCGCCACGTGCGCATCCCCGGCTACGCGATCGTCTGCATGGACTTCAACGAGGCCTCGTACCGTGTCGTCAAGGAAACCCCCGCCGTCACCGGCTTCGTGGGTGACCAGCACAACCCTGTGCCGCTCTCGATCGACGAGGTCGTCATGCTCCTGACGCCCAACGTCCTCGAGGAAGCCGCCGAGGCCGCCAAGGATCAGCCCGCACCCGTCCAGGTCGTCCAGACCCAGTTCGAGGTTGGCGAGATCGTCACCGTCACCGACGGACCTTTCGAGACCATGTCGGCCACGATCTCCGAGATCATGCCCGAGACTCAGAAGCTCAAGGTCCTCGTCACCATCTTCGAGCGCGAGACGCCGCTCGAGCTCGGCTTCGACCAGGTGGAGAAGCTCGAGCAGTGA
- a CDS encoding pyridoxal phosphate-dependent aminotransferase, producing the protein MTNTPRTRVSDRFNAITPSATLAVDAKAKALKAAGRPVIGFGAGEPDFATPDYIVEAAVKAARNPAMHRYTPAAGLPALREAIAEKTLRDSGYEVSPADIVVTNGGKQAVFQAFAALLGPGDEAILPTPYWTTYPEVVKLAGATPVEVFAGADQDYKVTVEQLEAARTPRTKVLLMCSPSNPTGSVYTPEELTAIGQWALEHGIWVISDEIYEHLLYEDAQTAHIVKLVPELADQAVILNGVAKTYAMTGWRVGWMIGPSDVIKAALSFQSHLTSNVNNIAQEAARAAVSGSLDAVDEMRVAFDRRRRTIVDMLRQIDGFDVPTPKGAFYVYPSVERLLGREIRGRVANTSGELADLILDEVEVAAVPGEAFGPSGFLRFSYALADDDLVEGITRVQELFA; encoded by the coding sequence GTGACCAATACTCCTCGCACCCGTGTCTCTGATCGTTTCAACGCCATCACCCCGTCCGCGACCCTGGCCGTGGACGCGAAGGCCAAGGCCCTCAAGGCCGCCGGCCGCCCGGTGATCGGCTTCGGCGCCGGCGAACCTGACTTCGCCACGCCCGACTACATTGTCGAAGCCGCCGTCAAGGCCGCTCGCAACCCCGCGATGCACCGCTACACCCCCGCCGCCGGCCTGCCCGCGCTGCGCGAGGCCATCGCAGAAAAGACCCTGCGCGACTCCGGCTACGAGGTCTCCCCCGCCGACATCGTCGTCACCAACGGCGGCAAGCAGGCCGTCTTCCAGGCTTTCGCCGCGCTGCTGGGCCCCGGCGACGAGGCGATCCTGCCGACCCCGTACTGGACCACATACCCCGAGGTCGTCAAGCTCGCCGGCGCGACCCCCGTCGAGGTGTTCGCGGGCGCCGACCAGGACTACAAGGTGACCGTCGAGCAGCTCGAGGCCGCGCGCACGCCTCGCACGAAGGTCCTCCTCATGTGCTCGCCGTCCAACCCGACGGGCAGCGTCTACACGCCCGAGGAGCTGACCGCGATCGGCCAGTGGGCCCTCGAGCACGGCATCTGGGTCATCTCGGATGAGATCTACGAGCACCTGCTGTACGAGGACGCGCAGACCGCGCACATCGTCAAGCTGGTGCCCGAGCTGGCCGACCAGGCCGTTATCCTCAACGGCGTTGCCAAGACCTACGCGATGACCGGCTGGCGAGTGGGCTGGATGATCGGGCCCTCCGACGTCATCAAGGCCGCGCTGTCCTTCCAGTCGCACCTGACCTCCAACGTCAACAACATCGCCCAGGAGGCCGCGCGCGCCGCCGTGTCGGGTTCCCTGGACGCCGTGGACGAGATGCGCGTCGCCTTCGACCGTCGCCGCCGCACGATCGTTGACATGCTGCGCCAGATCGACGGCTTCGACGTTCCCACACCCAAGGGCGCGTTCTACGTCTACCCCTCCGTCGAGCGCCTGCTGGGTCGCGAAATCCGCGGCCGCGTCGCCAACACGTCGGGCGAGCTCGCCGACCTGATCCTCGACGAGGTCGAGGTCGCAGCGGTCCCGGGCGAGGCCTTCGGCCCCTCCGGCTTCCTGCGCTTCTCCTACGCCCTGGCCGACGACGACCTCGTCGAGGGCATCACCCGCGTGCAGGAGCTCTTCGCCTGA
- a CDS encoding dihydrodipicolinate synthase family protein, producing the protein MSSKIRGVVPPLAIPLKDGELDVPSLERHINRLIEAGLDGLFVSGSTGEVAFSTAERRAQIQREAVRIVDGRIPLLVGVIDTETERVIENIKAVEEIGGATGVVATAPFYALGGETEVERHFRLLKENTSLELWAYDIPVCVHTKLSPDLLMRLGRDGIIDGVKDSSGDDVAFRWLCLANEAAGHPMQLLTGHEVVVDGAYMSGADGSVPGLANVDPEGYVRQWQAYERRDWEAVRTEQDRLAELMRIVQVKGVQGFGAGVGAFKAALHLLGVFDSPEMPRPVAAIEGDNMEHVASVLRAVDLLS; encoded by the coding sequence ATGTCTTCGAAGATCCGCGGCGTCGTGCCGCCCCTGGCCATTCCGCTCAAGGACGGCGAGCTCGACGTCCCCTCGCTCGAGCGTCACATCAACCGCCTGATCGAGGCCGGCCTCGACGGCCTGTTCGTGTCCGGCTCCACCGGTGAGGTCGCCTTCTCGACCGCCGAGCGTCGCGCCCAGATCCAGCGCGAAGCCGTGCGCATCGTCGACGGCCGCATCCCGCTCCTGGTCGGCGTCATCGACACCGAGACCGAGCGCGTCATCGAGAACATTAAGGCCGTGGAAGAGATCGGCGGCGCCACCGGCGTCGTCGCGACCGCCCCGTTCTACGCCCTCGGCGGCGAGACCGAGGTCGAGCGCCACTTCCGCCTCCTCAAGGAGAACACCAGCCTCGAGCTGTGGGCCTACGACATCCCCGTGTGCGTGCACACGAAGCTGTCGCCCGACCTGCTCATGCGCCTGGGCCGCGATGGCATCATCGACGGCGTCAAGGACTCCTCCGGCGATGACGTCGCGTTCCGCTGGCTGTGCCTGGCGAACGAGGCCGCCGGCCACCCGATGCAGCTGCTCACCGGCCACGAGGTCGTCGTTGACGGCGCCTACATGTCCGGCGCGGACGGCTCCGTGCCCGGCCTGGCCAACGTGGACCCCGAGGGCTACGTGCGCCAGTGGCAGGCCTACGAGCGCCGCGACTGGGAGGCCGTGCGCACCGAGCAGGACCGCCTCGCGGAGCTCATGCGCATCGTCCAGGTGAAGGGCGTGCAGGGCTTCGGTGCGGGCGTCGGCGCCTTCAAGGCCGCCCTGCACCTGCTCGGCGTCTTCGATTCGCCTGAGATGCCGCGCCCCGTTGCCGCCATCGAGGGCGACAACATGGAGCATGTCGCGTCCGTGCTGCGCGCGGTCGACCTGCTCTCCTGA
- the rplA gene encoding 50S ribosomal protein L1: MTKRSKSYRAAAEKVHADVLYTPFEAMKLAKETTVTKFDSTVEVVFRLGVDPRQADQMVRGTVSLPHGTGKTARVLVFAVGPRAQEAIDAGADEVGGDELIEKVAKGYTDFDVAVATPDLMGKVGRLGRVLGPRGLMPNPKTGTVTMDVAKAVKEIKGGRIEFRVDKHANLAFIVGKASFTAEQLTENYAAVLDEVLRLKPTSSKGRYLIKGAVATTMGPGIPLDVTKVKDLIEK; the protein is encoded by the coding sequence ATGACCAAGCGCTCCAAGAGCTACCGCGCAGCGGCCGAGAAGGTCCACGCGGACGTGCTGTACACCCCCTTCGAGGCCATGAAGCTGGCCAAGGAGACCACCGTCACCAAGTTCGACTCGACCGTTGAGGTCGTCTTCCGACTGGGTGTCGACCCCCGCCAGGCGGACCAGATGGTCCGTGGCACCGTTTCCCTGCCGCACGGCACCGGCAAGACCGCCCGGGTCTTGGTCTTCGCCGTTGGTCCGCGTGCTCAGGAAGCGATCGACGCAGGCGCCGACGAGGTCGGCGGCGACGAGCTCATCGAGAAGGTTGCCAAGGGCTACACCGACTTCGATGTCGCCGTTGCTACCCCCGACCTCATGGGCAAGGTTGGCCGCCTCGGCCGCGTCCTCGGCCCCCGTGGCCTCATGCCGAACCCCAAGACGGGCACCGTGACCATGGATGTCGCGAAGGCCGTCAAGGAGATCAAGGGTGGTCGTATCGAGTTCCGCGTCGACAAGCACGCCAACCTGGCGTTCATCGTCGGCAAGGCCTCCTTCACCGCCGAGCAGCTGACCGAGAACTACGCCGCCGTCCTGGACGAGGTGCTGCGTCTCAAGCCGACCTCTTCGAAGGGCCGCTACCTGATCAAGGGCGCCGTCGCCACGACGATGGGCCCCGGCATCCCGCTGGATGTCACCAAGGTCAAGGACCTCATCGAGAAGTGA
- the rplK gene encoding 50S ribosomal protein L11, producing MAPKKKVTGLIKLQIAAGAATPAPPVGPALGQHGVNIVEFTKAYNAATESQRGNIIPVEITVYEDRSFTFVLKTPPAAELIKKAAGIQKGSGTPNTVKVGSITMDQAREIGQSKMADLNANDIEAAAKIIAGTARSMGINVEG from the coding sequence ATGGCACCGAAGAAGAAGGTCACCGGCCTGATCAAGCTTCAGATCGCAGCCGGCGCCGCTACCCCCGCACCGCCCGTCGGCCCCGCTCTGGGCCAGCACGGCGTGAACATCGTTGAGTTCACCAAGGCTTACAACGCGGCCACCGAGTCGCAGCGTGGAAACATCATCCCCGTTGAGATCACCGTCTACGAGGATCGTTCCTTCACGTTCGTCCTCAAGACGCCGCCCGCCGCTGAGCTCATCAAGAAGGCTGCTGGCATCCAGAAGGGTTCCGGCACCCCCAACACCGTCAAGGTTGGTTCGATCACGATGGATCAGGCCCGCGAAATCGGCCAGTCCAAGATGGCTGACCTCAACGCCAACGATATCGAGGCCGCGGCCAAGATCATCGCCGGCACCGCCCGCTCCATGGGCATCAACGTCGAGGGCTGA
- a CDS encoding ROK family protein: protein MTTLLALDIGGTKVGWGIVEAGDTYEVTERGSIPTDAMRGGADVAARICDLASSLVASHPQVAGVAVASAGVVDPSTGDIVSATGTMPGWGGTPLGALLQEATGLKVRVLNDVHAHGLGEATLGAGQPYRTVLSIAVGTGIGGALVEDRQVSFGSRGIAGHVGHIHHHFAPDMTCSCGRKGHIESFCSGSGITAWYDSLRSDSDPEVDGGRALQELAESGNALAAACFSRSAFALGEATASLVNCVDPAVVILSGSMTRSGDIWWDALREGFAASAMTPVADTPILVGSLGGDAPLLGAVSFFLHA, encoded by the coding sequence ATGACTACGCTCCTTGCCCTCGACATCGGTGGCACCAAGGTCGGGTGGGGCATCGTCGAGGCCGGTGACACCTACGAGGTCACCGAGCGCGGATCGATCCCCACTGACGCGATGCGCGGCGGAGCGGACGTGGCGGCTCGCATCTGCGACCTCGCCTCGTCCCTGGTCGCCTCTCACCCGCAAGTCGCGGGCGTCGCCGTCGCCAGCGCCGGCGTCGTCGACCCGTCGACCGGCGATATCGTCTCCGCCACGGGCACCATGCCCGGCTGGGGAGGCACGCCCCTGGGCGCTCTGCTTCAGGAAGCGACCGGCCTGAAGGTGCGCGTCCTCAACGACGTGCACGCGCACGGCCTGGGCGAGGCCACGCTCGGCGCCGGCCAGCCCTACCGCACCGTCCTTTCGATCGCCGTCGGCACCGGAATCGGCGGCGCCCTCGTCGAAGACCGCCAGGTCTCCTTCGGGTCGCGTGGCATCGCCGGACACGTTGGCCACATCCACCACCACTTCGCCCCCGACATGACGTGCTCGTGCGGCCGCAAGGGCCACATCGAGTCCTTCTGCTCCGGCTCGGGTATCACGGCCTGGTACGACTCGCTGCGCAGCGACTCCGACCCCGAGGTTGACGGGGGACGCGCCCTGCAGGAGCTTGCCGAATCCGGCAACGCCCTGGCCGCCGCCTGCTTCTCCCGCTCCGCGTTTGCGCTCGGCGAGGCCACGGCCTCGTTGGTCAACTGCGTGGACCCGGCCGTCGTCATCCTGTCCGGGTCCATGACCCGCTCCGGGGACATCTGGTGGGACGCCCTGCGCGAAGGCTTCGCGGCCTCTGCGATGACGCCCGTCGCCGACACCCCCATCCTCGTTGGTTCCCTCGGCGGCGACGCGCCGCTGCTCGGAGCCGTTTCCTTCTTCCTGCACGCATAG
- a CDS encoding N-acetylmannosamine-6-phosphate 2-epimerase produces MHPLIANLKGKLIVSVQAYPGEPMRHPETMAQIARAAEIGGAAAIRCQGLSDISAIKGRVDVPVIGLWKEGHEGVYITPSLRHARACVMAGSDIVALDATGRPRLDGLSFAETVAALREDGTLVMADCGSFEDAQRAVDAGVDIVSTTLAGYTGDRVKTDGPDLELLREVVAAFPDVPVICEGRVHTPEQAAAAIEAGAFAVIVGTAITHPTSITTWFKAAVEG; encoded by the coding sequence ATGCACCCGCTCATTGCAAACCTGAAGGGCAAGCTCATCGTCTCCGTCCAGGCGTACCCGGGCGAGCCCATGCGCCACCCCGAGACGATGGCCCAGATCGCCCGCGCCGCCGAGATCGGTGGCGCCGCCGCCATCCGCTGCCAGGGCCTGTCCGACATTTCCGCGATCAAGGGCCGCGTCGACGTCCCCGTGATCGGCCTGTGGAAGGAAGGCCACGAGGGCGTGTACATCACCCCCTCGCTGCGCCACGCCCGCGCCTGCGTCATGGCCGGCTCCGACATCGTCGCCCTGGATGCGACGGGTCGCCCGCGCCTCGACGGCCTGAGCTTCGCCGAGACCGTTGCGGCCCTGCGCGAGGACGGCACGCTCGTCATGGCTGACTGTGGCTCCTTCGAGGACGCCCAGCGCGCCGTCGACGCCGGCGTGGACATCGTGTCCACGACCCTCGCGGGCTACACGGGCGACCGCGTGAAGACCGACGGGCCCGACCTGGAGCTGCTGCGCGAGGTCGTCGCCGCGTTCCCGGACGTCCCCGTGATCTGCGAGGGGCGTGTTCACACGCCCGAGCAGGCTGCCGCGGCCATCGAGGCCGGCGCGTTCGCCGTCATCGTCGGCACCGCGATCACGCACCCCACGTCGATCACGACGTGGTTTAAGGCTGCTGTGGAAGGCTGA
- a CDS encoding MFS transporter has product MSVPSSRAHAALRATGIVYVCLGFGTSAWLSRLPDVRDDLGLTPATIGTMLLIASLGSLLTLPTSGPIVTKIGARASGRIGVAIWALGIVCAGVGALNVSIPLATLGLVLLAAGNGLWGATMNIEAGLVQAAVRRTVVPIIQAMYAVGMLGGALLGALASQMGLPLGAHLFGLAALELFACGSAVGFYLTKEEVAALAPAQDKGDGGEASSSKAKGLTRVAWREKQTVLIALMVMSAGLMEGAANDWLNLSMVDGYGYSTAAASAAFAFFLLMMTIVRFASPRLEARLGSPMLLRITFTGAVVGLLLVAFAPHHLFAVAGIALWGIGSALGFPLGISALSVDPVMTPARVSVLSTVNYGAALIGPPLLGLIADHIGYHRALAFVALPVLLAIVLAGQVPDRRGTKRTDLAFGD; this is encoded by the coding sequence ATGTCCGTCCCTTCCTCGCGTGCTCACGCTGCCCTTCGCGCTACCGGCATCGTCTACGTGTGCCTCGGTTTCGGCACGTCCGCGTGGCTCTCGCGCCTGCCCGACGTGCGCGATGACCTCGGGCTGACTCCGGCGACGATCGGCACGATGCTGCTCATCGCCTCCCTCGGCTCTCTGCTGACCCTGCCGACCTCCGGCCCGATCGTCACGAAGATCGGCGCGCGGGCCTCGGGTCGTATCGGCGTGGCCATCTGGGCTCTCGGCATTGTCTGCGCGGGGGTGGGCGCGCTCAACGTGTCGATCCCGCTGGCCACTCTTGGCCTCGTGCTCCTGGCTGCCGGTAACGGCCTGTGGGGCGCCACCATGAACATCGAGGCTGGCCTCGTGCAGGCGGCCGTGCGCCGCACCGTTGTGCCCATCATCCAGGCGATGTACGCGGTCGGCATGCTGGGAGGCGCGCTCCTCGGCGCGCTCGCCTCCCAGATGGGGCTGCCCCTCGGCGCCCACCTCTTCGGACTGGCCGCGCTCGAGCTTTTCGCCTGCGGCAGCGCCGTCGGCTTCTACCTGACGAAGGAGGAGGTCGCGGCGCTCGCCCCCGCGCAGGACAAGGGCGACGGGGGAGAGGCCTCGTCCAGCAAAGCGAAGGGCCTCACGCGCGTCGCCTGGCGAGAGAAGCAGACCGTGCTCATCGCCCTCATGGTCATGAGTGCCGGCCTCATGGAGGGTGCGGCGAACGACTGGCTCAACCTGTCGATGGTGGATGGCTACGGCTACTCGACCGCGGCTGCCTCAGCGGCGTTCGCATTCTTCCTGCTCATGATGACGATCGTGCGTTTCGCGTCCCCGCGCCTCGAGGCACGCCTGGGCTCGCCCATGCTGCTGCGCATCACCTTCACCGGTGCGGTCGTCGGCCTGCTGCTCGTGGCATTCGCCCCGCACCACCTGTTCGCCGTCGCGGGCATCGCCCTGTGGGGCATCGGATCGGCCCTCGGCTTCCCCCTGGGCATTTCGGCGCTGTCCGTCGACCCCGTCATGACGCCCGCGCGCGTCTCGGTGCTGTCGACCGTCAACTACGGCGCGGCCCTCATCGGCCCGCCGCTCCTCGGCCTCATCGCCGACCACATCGGCTACCACCGAGCGCTGGCCTTCGTGGCCCTGCCGGTCCTCCTCGCGATTGTGCTCGCCGGGCAGGTGCCCGACCGCCGCGGGACGAAGCGCACGGACCTCGCCTTCGGCGACTAG
- the secE gene encoding preprotein translocase subunit SecE — protein sequence MADRVASDAESSRRDRTKNEATRKRSAATKEQTKRPGFFGGIWLFFKQVIDEMKKVTYPTGSETWTYFLVVVVFVAAIMLFAGLLDFGFGKLSALIFG from the coding sequence ATGGCCGATCGTGTTGCCTCGGATGCTGAATCCTCGCGCCGAGATCGCACTAAGAACGAAGCTACCCGCAAGCGTAGCGCCGCCACCAAGGAGCAGACGAAGCGTCCTGGTTTCTTCGGTGGCATCTGGCTCTTCTTCAAGCAGGTCATTGACGAAATGAAGAAGGTCACCTACCCCACGGGATCCGAGACCTGGACCTACTTCCTCGTCGTTGTTGTGTTTGTCGCCGCAATCATGCTTTTCGCTGGCCTACTCGACTTCGGATTCGGTAAGCTAAGTGCATTGATCTTCGGCTGA
- a CDS encoding alpha/beta hydrolase: MHVSFERTGEEAPLGTVLLAHGYAEHCGRYAHLRSALTRAGYDVAYYDHAGHGTSEGPRARVDVGALIRDFGDARRAALAHARTPDLFLFGHSMGGLIAAASTILDPTRLRGTVLSAPAVRPLPHVSPSQARMLLPIARLRPGLVVAKGASDMEVSPLSRDPQVQRDFDADPLTYKGGVPILTGLTSILQGDEVIARADRLRTPTLVMHGSNDLMADLRGSRELVRGARAAHPDADIHLRIVDGAYHELLNEPEGPGLIRDIIIWLGEH; the protein is encoded by the coding sequence ATGCACGTCTCATTCGAACGGACAGGCGAGGAGGCCCCCCTCGGGACGGTCCTCCTCGCCCACGGGTACGCGGAACACTGTGGGCGCTACGCCCACCTGCGCTCCGCACTCACCCGCGCCGGTTACGACGTCGCCTACTACGACCACGCGGGCCACGGGACCTCTGAGGGTCCCCGCGCCCGCGTGGACGTGGGCGCGCTCATCCGCGACTTCGGCGACGCACGCCGGGCGGCCCTCGCCCACGCGCGCACCCCGGACCTGTTCCTGTTCGGACACTCGATGGGCGGGCTCATCGCTGCTGCCTCGACCATCCTTGACCCAACGCGGCTGCGCGGCACCGTCCTGTCCGCGCCCGCGGTGCGCCCCCTCCCCCACGTCTCCCCCTCCCAGGCGCGCATGTTGCTGCCGATCGCTCGGCTGCGCCCCGGCCTCGTCGTGGCGAAGGGCGCGTCTGACATGGAGGTCTCTCCCCTGTCGCGCGACCCGCAGGTCCAGCGCGACTTCGACGCGGACCCGCTCACCTACAAGGGCGGCGTGCCGATTCTGACGGGCCTGACCTCGATCCTCCAGGGCGATGAGGTCATCGCGCGCGCCGACCGCCTGCGCACTCCGACGCTCGTCATGCACGGCTCGAATGACCTGATGGCGGACCTGCGCGGATCGCGCGAGCTCGTGCGCGGGGCACGCGCGGCGCACCCGGACGCCGACATCCACCTGCGCATCGTCGACGGCGCCTACCACGAGCTCCTCAACGAGCCCGAGGGCCCCGGCCTGATTCGCGACATCATCATCTGGCTCGGGGAGCACTAG
- a CDS encoding adenosine deaminase, whose protein sequence is MEAPAVPNLTAPRPTPPGRRDLAALPKAHLHLHFTGAMRPSTMIDMARAQGVRLPPHLLHIDAASMPADGRGWFRFQRAYDSARHLVRSEAAMRRLIREAAEDDAAEGSVRMEIQADPTSYAPYVGGITPALEIIIDEARAASRDTGVDIGVIVAASRMKHPLDARTLARLAASFAGDGPGEVVGFGLSNDERVGSTASFAPAFRIARRAGLVGVPHGGELLGPSSVREVVSALAPARLGHGVRTSEDPDLLQAVVDAGIALEVCPTSNVHLGVYTDFSQVPLPTLISAGATVALAADDPLLFRSRLVAQYEVARDVFGLSDQALADLARSSIDASLASPSRKAAWKADIDAWLAAEPVA, encoded by the coding sequence GTGGAAGCGCCCGCTGTCCCTAACCTGACGGCCCCGCGCCCCACCCCACCGGGCAGGCGTGACCTCGCCGCCCTCCCCAAGGCCCACCTGCACCTGCATTTCACGGGTGCGATGCGCCCCTCAACCATGATCGACATGGCGCGAGCCCAGGGCGTGCGCCTGCCTCCTCACCTGCTGCACATCGACGCGGCCTCCATGCCGGCCGACGGGCGCGGTTGGTTCCGTTTCCAGCGCGCCTACGATTCCGCGCGTCACCTCGTGCGTTCCGAGGCCGCGATGCGCCGCCTCATCCGCGAGGCCGCCGAGGACGACGCCGCCGAAGGCTCGGTGCGCATGGAGATTCAGGCCGACCCTACGTCCTACGCGCCCTACGTCGGCGGTATCACCCCAGCGCTTGAGATCATCATCGACGAGGCCCGAGCGGCCTCGCGCGATACCGGCGTCGATATCGGGGTGATCGTTGCGGCGTCGCGCATGAAGCACCCGTTGGACGCGCGCACGCTCGCGCGGCTGGCCGCGTCGTTTGCTGGGGATGGCCCCGGCGAGGTCGTCGGTTTTGGCCTATCGAACGACGAGCGCGTGGGCTCCACGGCCTCGTTTGCCCCAGCGTTCCGCATCGCGCGCCGCGCCGGGCTCGTGGGTGTTCCACACGGAGGCGAGCTCCTGGGTCCGTCCTCCGTGCGCGAGGTCGTGTCCGCTTTGGCACCCGCCCGCCTCGGGCACGGGGTGCGTACCAGCGAGGACCCGGACCTGCTGCAGGCCGTCGTCGACGCGGGTATCGCTCTGGAGGTGTGCCCCACGTCGAACGTGCACCTGGGCGTCTACACGGACTTTTCGCAGGTGCCGCTGCCGACGCTGATCTCAGCGGGGGCTACGGTGGCGCTGGCTGCGGACGACCCGCTGCTGTTCCGTTCGCGCCTGGTCGCCCAGTACGAGGTCGCGCGCGACGTGTTCGGCCTATCTGACCAGGCCCTAGCAGACCTGGCGCGGTCCTCTATCGACGCGTCGCTGGCCTCGCCCTCGCGCAAGGCGGCCTGGAAGGCCGACATCGACGCGTGGCTGGCGGCTGAGCCCGTGGCATAG
- a CDS encoding UDP-N-acetylmuramate dehydrogenase yields MTTLADLTTLRVGGPIARLVPATSSDALVDAVAAADAAGGPLLVVGGGSNLLASDAPFEGTVVDVQPFGEVASIIHEDPAGSVVVRAGAGTVWDEFVSWTLSEGFCGLEALSGIPGTVGASPVQNVGAYGHEVSETIESVEAYDRLTGIVVRLLPSDLGFAYRSSAIKRSVGQPGLGDRPWGPTGRWVVLSVDFRLERSPLSAPVMYAELARRLGVEAGERADASLVRSTVLDLRRGKGMVLDPADHDTWSAGSFFTNPILPEAAAASLPEGAPRFSAGEGLVKTSAAWLIDHAGCGKGFHLPEAGDPPRASLSTKHVLALTNRGGATGADIEALARTVRKRVFEAFGVTLVPEPVTVGIAW; encoded by the coding sequence ATGACGACCCTTGCTGATCTGACGACCCTGCGCGTGGGCGGGCCGATCGCCCGCCTCGTGCCCGCCACGTCCTCCGATGCCCTCGTGGACGCTGTCGCCGCGGCCGACGCCGCCGGCGGCCCGCTCCTCGTCGTGGGCGGAGGGTCGAACCTGCTGGCCTCCGACGCCCCCTTCGAGGGCACGGTCGTCGACGTGCAGCCCTTCGGTGAGGTCGCCTCGATCATCCACGAGGACCCCGCCGGTTCGGTCGTCGTGCGCGCCGGCGCGGGCACGGTCTGGGATGAGTTCGTCTCCTGGACGCTGTCTGAGGGGTTCTGCGGCCTCGAGGCGCTCTCCGGCATCCCCGGAACCGTCGGCGCCTCCCCGGTGCAAAACGTGGGCGCCTACGGCCACGAGGTCTCCGAGACCATCGAGAGTGTCGAGGCCTACGACCGCCTGACGGGCATCGTCGTGCGCCTGCTGCCCTCTGACCTCGGCTTCGCCTACCGCTCCTCGGCGATCAAGCGAAGCGTCGGCCAGCCCGGCCTGGGCGACCGCCCCTGGGGCCCCACTGGCCGCTGGGTGGTCCTGTCCGTGGACTTCCGACTCGAGCGCTCGCCCCTGAGCGCGCCCGTCATGTACGCCGAGCTGGCCCGCCGCCTCGGCGTCGAGGCCGGGGAGCGCGCCGATGCTTCCCTGGTCCGCTCGACCGTCCTGGATCTGCGTCGCGGCAAGGGCATGGTCCTCGATCCCGCCGATCACGACACGTGGAGCGCCGGTTCCTTCTTCACGAACCCGATCCTGCCCGAGGCCGCGGCCGCCTCCCTGCCCGAGGGAGCGCCTCGCTTTAGCGCGGGGGAGGGCCTCGTCAAGACGAGCGCGGCCTGGCTCATCGATCATGCTGGCTGTGGCAAGGGCTTCCACCTGCCCGAGGCCGGGGATCCGCCGCGCGCGTCCCTGTCCACCAAGCACGTGCTGGCCCTGACGAACCGCGGCGGCGCGACGGGTGCCGACATCGAGGCCCTGGCCCGCACCGTGCGCAAGCGCGTCTTTGAGGCGTTCGGCGTGACCCTGGTGCCCGAGCCGGTCACGGTCGGCATCGCCTGGTAG